TATTCCTGAATCTTCTTTTGTCTTAAATCCCACATTCCTCACCCCATTTGCCCAAGCACCCTGTAAACCTGCTGGTAATCTACCAAAGGCCAGTATCATCTTTTCACGAAAATCCGGTCTTTGAGTAAACTTCTGAAGCTGTTCCTCAGTATCTCGAATTGCTATTTGCACAACACCTAATAGATCATTATGGGTTAGCCCATTCAAGTTCAGTGTTTCAGAGGATTTGATTAGGATCATCGGTTTAACTGGGTGCTTGGTGTAGATATTGTCAGATTACCTGTAATTGACAATACACTAAAGCGTAAATACAAGCAAGTGTTACTTTGAACAAATTAATAATTGTTCACTGTAGTACCTAATCCCCATTACCCATTAAACATCTAAGTAGGTGAACACAATAAAACCAATCTGTGTAAAGAAACATAAAATCGCCCAAACCCTCTTCACTCTTGCCTTGCCATAACGACGATTTTCAACGCCAACCTACTTAGTATAAGATTGGAGGTAGGAATAATGCTAATTTTTGAGTTTAAAACGTAAAATTAAGATAAATAAGTAAAAATATGACTCAATATACTGAGATAGTGTTGGTGGCTGATTCTATCTTCATTTCTCACTCCTGACTGGGCGCAGGCCCTGCGCCCCTACCTCCTATCCCTAAGTAGGGTTTGCTGATAGCGTAGCGTTAGCCATACTCCTAGTACACTGTGGCGTAAGTGAATGAACTATTCTAAATCCTCCAAAAGCCTATACTGTCTTCATTTTGACTTTTGACTTCCGCCTTGCGGTACTAGCACTCACAGACAACTTTTTCAGCAAACCCTAATTAGTTAAATTTTTACAGATTCCTGAGACTCTACATTGATTGTTTGTAAATAGTCTTCTTTTTGGAAGTAGTAATAGCTATGGGGTTCATTTTTCACAATTAGACCATTAACTACCTGTCCTAAGACATTTTGACCAGATTTTGCCAATAGTTCTTTAGCAAAAGTCGCATTCACAGAATCAACTACACCAGGACGCACTACCAATAAAACACCATCAGCCATTTGTCCTAAAGTAACAGCATCAGCAGCCACATTTAAAGCTGGTGTATCAACAATGACAAAATCATACTTGTCAGAGAAGTTAGCCATTAAAGTTGCCATGCGTTGTGAGTCGAGAAGAGATGCTGGACTGGGAGGAACTATACCAGAAGTCAAAATATCTAAATTAGGCATGACTTTTTTAATTATCGCAGTAATTTCTTCCTGTTTGAAAATTAAATTACTTAAACCTTGATTATTTATTACGTCCCAAATTTTATGCTGAACTGGACGGTGCAAATCTCCATCTATTAATAAAACTTGTTTATCCATTTGTGCCATTGCTGTAGCTAAATTAGCTGCTACTGTTGATTTACCTTCCTTGGGTACAGAACTGGTGACAATAATAACTTTTAGCTCTTTATCAGCACTGATAAAATTAAGATTTGCCCTCAACATTCGGTAAGCTTCACTAATAGAAGAACGAGGAAAATCTCGAATTATAATTCTTTGACTATAGCATTCATCTGGTTCATTATTTTTAGAGGTTCTTTTCCACTTAGTAGCGGTAGGGATAACTCCTAACAAGGTTAATTCTAGTAATTTTTTGGCTTCATCAATAGTCTTAATAGATTTATCTTTCATTTCTAGGATGTATATAGTCATAAGAGCTGCCAGTATACTCAGTAATGCTGAACTGAGATAGGAAATTATGACAGAAGAAATAGGTTCATCAGGAACTTGAGCTTCGGATATTCTAGTTGCATTACCTAAGTTTTGATTTTCAGCTATCCTACTTTCTTGGAGTTTCTGAAGTAATAAGGAATAGGTAGATTGTCCTACTTGAAGTTTACGTTCTAATTGACGCTGTTGTTCTTCTAATTTAGGTAACGTATTCAATCTTTGTTTATAGGTAGATTGTAATTTTAATAAGGAATTAGCTTGATTGGCTAAACCTAGACGGTTGGATTCTAATTCTACGAGTTTACTAGAGAGTTGTTGCTGTAAAGCACTCAATTGTAAATTATCTTCTGCTTGTAGTTTATTTTTACCTATGGACTGATTTATCCTTTTGTCAATAACCTTGTTTAGAGAAGCAATTTTATCCTGTAAATCTATGATTTGTGGATGATTTTCCTGTAAAATTGTTTGTCTGTTTGCTAGTTGTGATTGTAGTTGTTGGATTTCTCTAAGAATATCTTGAATTCCAGAGATTTGGCTAATAGAAGTCATTGT
The DNA window shown above is from Anabaena sp. WA102 and carries:
- a CDS encoding GumC family protein; its protein translation is MELQESSISPQKYWTILKRRWLATLLITISVFIIAQLAASLKKPIYFAEGKLRFQRSNIASSITGLGAEIGKLDPLMEQNNPLSTEVEVITSYPIIETTIKRLNLKDSQGFTLKPKLFLKNLVVKEVKGTNVIQISYKDTNPKIAAQVVNEIIKVYLEQNLSSRRAEASAGRKFIEKQLPKAELVVRQAESELADFKEKNKIISLQEEATEAVRVIGNLQLRINDTQSQLANVKSQYQVVIQQLGMNPKQALTMTSISQISGIQDILREIQQLQSQLANRQTILQENHPQIIDLQDKIASLNKVIDKRINQSIGKNKLQAEDNLQLSALQQQLSSKLVELESNRLGLANQANSLLKLQSTYKQRLNTLPKLEEQQRQLERKLQVGQSTYSLLLQKLQESRIAENQNLGNATRISEAQVPDEPISSVIISYLSSALLSILAALMTIYILEMKDKSIKTIDEAKKLLELTLLGVIPTATKWKRTSKNNEPDECYSQRIIIRDFPRSSISEAYRMLRANLNFISADKELKVIIVTSSVPKEGKSTVAANLATAMAQMDKQVLLIDGDLHRPVQHKIWDVINNQGLSNLIFKQEEITAIIKKVMPNLDILTSGIVPPSPASLLDSQRMATLMANFSDKYDFVIVDTPALNVAADAVTLGQMADGVLLVVRPGVVDSVNATFAKELLAKSGQNVLGQVVNGLIVKNEPHSYYYFQKEDYLQTINVESQESVKI